The DNA region CCGAGGACGCCCCGCTCGGCGAGATCGTGGAGGCGTTCGTGCAGGACTACTACACGCAGGCCACGCACGTCCCCCCGCTGATCCTGCTGCCCGCCGACTTCGACGACGCGCCGGTCTGGAGCGAGTTCCTCTCGGAGAAGGCCGGGCGGCGCATCGAGATGCGCACCCCCAAACGCGGCGACAAGGTCGACCTGATCGACATGGCGCAGCGCAACGCGCAGAACGGCCTGGACTCCGAGATGGCGCTGCTGGAACGCCGCGGCGACCACCCGGGCCTGGACGCCCTGCGGGAAGTGCTGGCCCTCGGGGACCGCCCGTGGCGCATCGAGGGATACGACAACAGCAACCTGTTCGGCACGAACATCGTGTCCGGCATGGTCGTGTTCGAGGGCGGCCGCGCCCGCCGCGGCGAGCACCGCCGCTTCAAGGTGCGCGGCCTGGACCACCCGGACGACTACACCAGCATGAAACAGACCATCGTGCGCCGCTTCACCGGCAGCCTCTCGGACAAGCTGCCGCTCCCGGACCTGCTGTTGATCGACGGGGGACGCGGACAGGTGAACGCCGCGCTGGACGCCCTGAAGGAGGCGGACGTGCGCGTGCCCGTCGTGGGCCTCGCCAAGCGCGAGGAACGCCTGATCCTGCCCGGCCGCTACGGCGCGCAGTGGTGGCTGGACACCGGCACCGAGGTCGGCGTGGACCGCGAACTGCTGCTGCCGCACACGCACCCGGCCCTGCGGATGCTGATCGGTGTGCGCGACGAGGTGCACAACTACGCCGTCACGTACCACCGCAAACTGCGCGGCGAATCCATGCTGCGCAGCGTGTTCGACGACCTGCCGGGCATCGGGCAGAAACGCCGGGACGCGCTTCTGGAGCACTTCACCAGCCTCGAGGACCTGGGCAGCGCCCCGGTCGAGCAGATCGCCGCGGTGCCCGGCATGAACACCCGCGCCGCGCAGAGCGTCAAGGATTTCCTCGCGCAGCGCGAGGCGAACAGCCAGCCCGTCACCGGCTGACGCTGGCCCACGCAAGGCGCCGCTCCCGGTTCAGGAAGCGGCGCTGTTCTGTTCGGCGGACGGAATCCGGGATTGAACGCCGGGGCCCGTGGTATCGCCCGGACTCACGCGAGGTGCAGTCGGCGCAGGGCCAGCCGGAAGAGGTTCAGGCGGTCCGGGTTCGGGTGCAGCCCAGCCTGGGCGCGTGCGGCGGCCTGCGCGAGCCGGACCTGCCGGGCCTGCGCGGCCTCGTTCAGGAGGGCCTGGGCGCGGACTGCGCCGGGATGGGCGGGAAGGTGTTGCATGTCGGTCTCCGGGCAGGTGCGCCGCCGCCCCACTGGCAGCCCGTACTGGCGATCCTGACGCCCCCATGGTGCGCCCGGAGCCCCGGTGAGCACATGCGGCACGTGGCGCACCCGCCCCTCCGCCATTGCACCTACGGCCCGCCGTCCGTTCAGCGGGTGTCCCGGACCCCGCCGGGCGATTTGCGCAGGTTCGGCCAGCGGCGCTGCATGACGACGTGCAGTCCGTACACCCACGCGGTGCTCGACAGGAACCCGACCAGCACGTCCGACGGGTAGTGCACGCCCAGGTAGTTGCGACTGACGCCGACGGTCACGCCCCACAGAATGCCGAACACGGCGACGGGCCACCCGGCGCGGGAACGCCAGAACACCAGCGCCAGCGCGAGACCGAAGGCGGCGTTCGCCATGGCGTGCCCACTGGGGAAACTGAAGCCGGGCTCGGCCAGGACGGCGAGCAGCTCGTCCGGACGGGGACGCTGGAACACGACCTTCGCGGCCACGTTCAGGAGCGTGGCGCCCGCCACGCCCAAGATCAGGAACCAGCCGTGCGCGCGGGCGTGCGCGCGGGCCAGCAGCAGCGCGATGACGGCCGTGACGACCGGCAGCACGAGCGGGCCGCCCAGCGTGGCCAGGGTCCGGGCCGTGGCGGTCAGGGCCGGGGTGCGGCGCGCGCGGTACCAGTCGAGGATCGCCTGATCCCAGGCATACCCCCCCTCCCGGAAGATCTCATGCGTGAAGTGCGTGACCAGCAGCAGGGGAATCAGGACGCTGAGACTCAGCAGCAGCAGCGAGCGCCAGTGGTCCCGGACGAAGGGCAGGAATTCCTGACGTGAACGCGGAAACATCCTCTCATTACACGCGCTGTGCGATCGGCGCGTCAGCGGGGCCACTTGCTGTTCACTTAACGTCCACCAGTCGCCGGGCGGAGGGAAGAATCATTAAGTGAAATGATTCACGATTACGCCGGATTGTGAAATTCAGATCCTCTCTTCTCGACGATCACTGGCTCCCGCCTGTCTCCAGGTCCCAGGTGTGGCCGGCCCGCACCGGCCCACCGGGCGGGGGTCAACGCCACGCCCGGAACCCGTTGCGCTCCGACGCTGCGGCGCAGCTCTCCGGGTCGCCTCCGCTCGGACTGAACGGTTGGGGCAACCCGTTCAGTCCGGGTCCGGATCAGGCGTCGCCGGCCGTCTCGCCCAGGCGGAACGCCGCGTGAACCGCGCGGGTCGCGTCGTCCACATGCTCGGCCTCGACCGCCACGCTGACGTTCAGCTCGCTGCTGCCCTGCGAGATCATCAGGATGTTCACGTCCTGCGCCGCGAGCGCGGTGAACATCCGCGCCGACACGCCCTTCTGCCCGCGCATCCCGCTTCCCACGATGGCCAGCACCGCCACGTTGTCCTGCTGCTCGACCTTCAGTTCCAGGCTCACCCCGGCCCGCAGGGCGTTCAGGGTGCGTTCGGCGTCGGTCGTCTGCACCGCCAGCGACACGTTGCTCATGCTGGAACTCTGCGACACCATCAGCAGCGTCACGTTCTCACGGGCAATCGCGTCGAACACGCTGGCGATCACCTCCGGGATGCCCAGCACGCCCGCACCGCTCACGTTGATGATGCTGACGTTGCGGATGGCCGTCACGGCCTTGACCGGGTGCCCGGCCTCGTCGC from Deinococcus depolymerans includes:
- a CDS encoding phosphatase PAP2 family protein gives rise to the protein MFPRSRQEFLPFVRDHWRSLLLLSLSVLIPLLLVTHFTHEIFREGGYAWDQAILDWYRARRTPALTATARTLATLGGPLVLPVVTAVIALLLARAHARAHGWFLILGVAGATLLNVAAKVVFQRPRPDELLAVLAEPGFSFPSGHAMANAAFGLALALVFWRSRAGWPVAVFGILWGVTVGVSRNYLGVHYPSDVLVGFLSSTAWVYGLHVVMQRRWPNLRKSPGGVRDTR
- the uvrC gene encoding excinuclease ABC subunit UvrC translates to MHPDDLPVLPTTPGVYIFRKGGTPIYIGKAKNLRSRVGQHFKAGGKSGKFTALADTLEFITARNEVEALVLEANLIKQHRPHYNVTLKDDKHYPFLKLTNEAFPMLVVTRRVIKDGGRYYGPYPDSSAVRRVKNLIDTMFPLRKNSGLPMQKKARPCLNFHMNRCLGPCVDRADPGEYARTVEDVTSLLEGRAAPVIARLKGDMKVAAQGQDFEQAARVRDRVQAVEKLFGTEQHAFVSDETDLDFLGAAQAGEYAMVQLFRMRGGRVVGRDKRFLTGTEDAPLGEIVEAFVQDYYTQATHVPPLILLPADFDDAPVWSEFLSEKAGRRIEMRTPKRGDKVDLIDMAQRNAQNGLDSEMALLERRGDHPGLDALREVLALGDRPWRIEGYDNSNLFGTNIVSGMVVFEGGRARRGEHRRFKVRGLDHPDDYTSMKQTIVRRFTGSLSDKLPLPDLLLIDGGRGQVNAALDALKEADVRVPVVGLAKREERLILPGRYGAQWWLDTGTEVGVDRELLLPHTHPALRMLIGVRDEVHNYAVTYHRKLRGESMLRSVFDDLPGIGQKRRDALLEHFTSLEDLGSAPVEQIAAVPGMNTRAAQSVKDFLAQREANSQPVTG